The Anoplopoma fimbria isolate UVic2021 breed Golden Eagle Sablefish chromosome 20, Afim_UVic_2022, whole genome shotgun sequence genome includes a window with the following:
- the ncam3 gene encoding neural cell adhesion molecule 2 isoform X1 translates to MMKQSAVILKMALMMLMLLLHGTDATMDIIPKNQDVKVGEDVFILCKAGGEGDIVWQKDGEEIDDEDKLSKLDETSSKLIIKKATMEDAGRYTCVCNFDNGHEDAVSTQLYVYEGPSIVSTNTYHEFLQGTEGMVPCVVTGQPAMDVHWLRDGEEISSDATAGKRVHQQPDNTVLIKNVTREDAGTYVCQAQIRGRSIKQTLNFSVVVNAPPTVRLREEVKKVLAGPETNVSLLCLVDGHPKPNITWTLPMTFDPSHHYFDSDRSQLTIRSVTRADYGEYICTATNKISESSATIMLHVFEAPEVFVSAKQQSVSVGESVSVSCNVSGHPQPELYWLNKHNGRTLDSTSGRVRVVDGALVINEVVPSDGGLYSCMAVSTSGNASRDFAIHTQPGRPHYLSVSSGQTSVLFSLKSLPISGGTPITSFILQWRQSAAEQWKEITVPASDPHLAITSLKPYTLYKVHLAAMNAVGVGEFSEQNTVRTEGMREPDSPVLLSNDMKVEGNSFSVPLKQSDDGGTPLLHFDVRYRQDKEGTEWKEMELPSNADSVSLKDLSYDSDYQLQVSSVNPNGSSIPAMFNFTIADQPAKLSMTKGSVVGIVIVIFLVVFLVVDATCCYRNRCGLLMTIAVKLFGQKVPGLQMLEEGEGTNGEVKLNNISTPRDSVQHSEAGVQTLTKDEGQLREITCDKAPLTKHEKKTAGRELHAAIA, encoded by the exons ATGATGAAGCAATCAGCTGTTATCTTAAAGATGGCCttgatgatgctgatgctgctgctgcacggCACAG ATGCAACGATGGACATCATTCCCAAAAATCAAGATGTTAAGGTGGGAGAAGATGTCTTTATcttgtgtaaag ctggaggagagggagataTAGTGTGGCAGAAGGACGGGGAAGAGATCGACGATGAAGACAAGTTGTCAAAGCTGGACGAGACTTCCTCTAAATTGATCATTAAGAAGGCTACGATGGAGGATGCGGGCAGATACACCTGTGTGTGTAACTTCGACAACGGACACGAAGATGCTGTTTCGACACAGCTGTATGTTTATG AGGGTCCATCAATTGTAAGCACCAACACCTACCATGAGTTCCTGCAGGGCACAGAAGGAATGGTGCCATGCGTGGTGACCGGCCAGCCAGCCATGGATGTTCACTGGctcagagacggagaggaaatCTCCTCTGATG CTACAGCAGGAAAGCGTGTGCATCAGCAGCCTGATAACACAGTCCTTATTAAAAATGTGACGAGAGAGGATGCCGGGACGTACGTGTGTCAGGCTCAGATCAGAGGAAGGTCCATCAAACAGACACTCAACTTCTCTGTCGTCGTCAATG ctcctcctaCTGTGCGTTTGAGAGAAGAGGTGAAGAAAGTGCTGGCCGGACCAGAAACAAACGTTTCCCTGCTGTGTTTGGTGGACGGTCACCCAAAACCCAACATCACCTGGACCTT GCCGATGACATTTGACCCTTCACATCATTATTTTGACTCAGACCGCAGCCAGTTGACTATAAGGTCTGTTACCAGGGCCGACTACGGCGAGTACATCTGCACCGCCACCAACAAGATATCGGAAAGCAGTGCCACCATTATGCTTCATGTTTTTG AGGCCCCAGAGGTGTTTGTGTCAGCAAAGCAGCAGAGTGTATCAGTGGGCGAGAGCGTGTCTGTGTCCTGTAACGTGTCTGGTCATCCTCAGCCTGAGCTATACTGGCTCAACAAGCACAATGGACGCACACTG GACTCCACCTCTGGTCGTGTCCGTGTTGTTGATGGTGCATTGGTGATTAATGAGGTAGTGCCCTCTGATGGTGGGCTGTATTCCTGCATGGCTGTCAGCACCTCTGGAAATGCATCGAGAGACTTTGCAATACACA CCCAGCCTGGTCGGCCTCACTACCTGTCAGTCTCATCTGGGCAAACCTCAGTCCTCTTCTCCCTCAAAAGCCTGCCCATCAGTGGAGGAACACCAATCACAAGCTTCATCCTGCAGTGGAGGCAAAGTGCAGCAGAACAGTGGAAGGAGATCACAGTCCCAGCTTCAG ATCCCCATCTAGCTATCACCTCCCTCAAGCCGTACACATTGTACAAAGTGCATTTGGCTGCCATGAATGCAGTTGGAGTGGGAGAGTTCTCAGAACAAAACACCGTCCGCACCGAGGGAATGC GTGAACCAGACAGTCCAGTTTTGTTGTCCAATGATATGAAAGTAGAGGGCAACTCCTTTTCTGTCCCTCTCAAACAGAGTGATGATGGTGGAACTCCTCTGCTGCACTTTGACGTACGATACAGACAG GATAAAGAAGGAACTGAGTGGAAAGAGATGGAGCTGCCATCCAATGCTGACTCCGTCTCCCTTAAAGATCTTTCCTACGACTCAGACTATCAACTGCAAGTTTCATCCGTCAACCCTAATGGTTCCTCTATCCCTGCCATGTTCAACTTCACCATTGCGGATCAGCCTG CCAAATTGAGCATGACCAAAGGCAGCGTGGTTGGCATCGTCATAGTGATCTTCCTTGTGGTATTCCTGGTGGTAGACGCCACCTGCTGCTACAGAAATCGCTGCGGCCTGCTCATGACCATCGCTGTGAAACTCTTTGGACAGAAAGTCCCAGGCCTCCAAATGCTTGAAGAAGGGGAAGGAACCAATGG AGAAGTGAAGCTGAACAATATATCCACTCCAAGAGACAGTGTTCAACATTCCGAAGCAGGGGTGCAGACACTCACTAAGGACGAGGGGCAGCTCAGAGAGATCACCTGCGACAAAGCCCCCCTTACCAAACACGA gaaaaaaacagcgGGCAGAGAACTGCACGCTGCCATTGCATGA
- the ncam3 gene encoding neural cell adhesion molecule 1 isoform X2 — translation MMKQSAVILKMALMMLMLLLHGTDATMDIIPKNQDVKVGEDVFILCKAGGEGDIVWQKDGEEIDDEDKLSKLDETSSKLIIKKATMEDAGRYTCVCNFDNGHEDAVSTQLYVYEGPSIVSTNTYHEFLQGTEGMVPCVVTGQPAMDVHWLRDGEEISSDAGKRVHQQPDNTVLIKNVTREDAGTYVCQAQIRGRSIKQTLNFSVVVNAPPTVRLREEVKKVLAGPETNVSLLCLVDGHPKPNITWTLPMTFDPSHHYFDSDRSQLTIRSVTRADYGEYICTATNKISESSATIMLHVFEAPEVFVSAKQQSVSVGESVSVSCNVSGHPQPELYWLNKHNGRTLDSTSGRVRVVDGALVINEVVPSDGGLYSCMAVSTSGNASRDFAIHTQPGRPHYLSVSSGQTSVLFSLKSLPISGGTPITSFILQWRQSAAEQWKEITVPASDPHLAITSLKPYTLYKVHLAAMNAVGVGEFSEQNTVRTEGMRGEPDSPVLLSNDMKVEGNSFSVPLKQSDDGGTPLLHFDVRYRQDKEGTEWKEMELPSNADSVSLKDLSYDSDYQLQVSSVNPNGSSIPAMFNFTIADQPAKLSMTKGSVVGIVIVIFLVVFLVVDATCCYRNRCGLLMTIAVKLFGQKVPGLQMLEEGEGTNGEVKLNNISTPRDSVQHSEAGVQTLTKDEGQLREITCDKAPLTKHEKKTAGRELHAAIA, via the exons ATGATGAAGCAATCAGCTGTTATCTTAAAGATGGCCttgatgatgctgatgctgctgctgcacggCACAG ATGCAACGATGGACATCATTCCCAAAAATCAAGATGTTAAGGTGGGAGAAGATGTCTTTATcttgtgtaaag ctggaggagagggagataTAGTGTGGCAGAAGGACGGGGAAGAGATCGACGATGAAGACAAGTTGTCAAAGCTGGACGAGACTTCCTCTAAATTGATCATTAAGAAGGCTACGATGGAGGATGCGGGCAGATACACCTGTGTGTGTAACTTCGACAACGGACACGAAGATGCTGTTTCGACACAGCTGTATGTTTATG AGGGTCCATCAATTGTAAGCACCAACACCTACCATGAGTTCCTGCAGGGCACAGAAGGAATGGTGCCATGCGTGGTGACCGGCCAGCCAGCCATGGATGTTCACTGGctcagagacggagaggaaatCTCCTCTGATG CAGGAAAGCGTGTGCATCAGCAGCCTGATAACACAGTCCTTATTAAAAATGTGACGAGAGAGGATGCCGGGACGTACGTGTGTCAGGCTCAGATCAGAGGAAGGTCCATCAAACAGACACTCAACTTCTCTGTCGTCGTCAATG ctcctcctaCTGTGCGTTTGAGAGAAGAGGTGAAGAAAGTGCTGGCCGGACCAGAAACAAACGTTTCCCTGCTGTGTTTGGTGGACGGTCACCCAAAACCCAACATCACCTGGACCTT GCCGATGACATTTGACCCTTCACATCATTATTTTGACTCAGACCGCAGCCAGTTGACTATAAGGTCTGTTACCAGGGCCGACTACGGCGAGTACATCTGCACCGCCACCAACAAGATATCGGAAAGCAGTGCCACCATTATGCTTCATGTTTTTG AGGCCCCAGAGGTGTTTGTGTCAGCAAAGCAGCAGAGTGTATCAGTGGGCGAGAGCGTGTCTGTGTCCTGTAACGTGTCTGGTCATCCTCAGCCTGAGCTATACTGGCTCAACAAGCACAATGGACGCACACTG GACTCCACCTCTGGTCGTGTCCGTGTTGTTGATGGTGCATTGGTGATTAATGAGGTAGTGCCCTCTGATGGTGGGCTGTATTCCTGCATGGCTGTCAGCACCTCTGGAAATGCATCGAGAGACTTTGCAATACACA CCCAGCCTGGTCGGCCTCACTACCTGTCAGTCTCATCTGGGCAAACCTCAGTCCTCTTCTCCCTCAAAAGCCTGCCCATCAGTGGAGGAACACCAATCACAAGCTTCATCCTGCAGTGGAGGCAAAGTGCAGCAGAACAGTGGAAGGAGATCACAGTCCCAGCTTCAG ATCCCCATCTAGCTATCACCTCCCTCAAGCCGTACACATTGTACAAAGTGCATTTGGCTGCCATGAATGCAGTTGGAGTGGGAGAGTTCTCAGAACAAAACACCGTCCGCACCGAGGGAATGCG AGGTGAACCAGACAGTCCAGTTTTGTTGTCCAATGATATGAAAGTAGAGGGCAACTCCTTTTCTGTCCCTCTCAAACAGAGTGATGATGGTGGAACTCCTCTGCTGCACTTTGACGTACGATACAGACAG GATAAAGAAGGAACTGAGTGGAAAGAGATGGAGCTGCCATCCAATGCTGACTCCGTCTCCCTTAAAGATCTTTCCTACGACTCAGACTATCAACTGCAAGTTTCATCCGTCAACCCTAATGGTTCCTCTATCCCTGCCATGTTCAACTTCACCATTGCGGATCAGCCTG CCAAATTGAGCATGACCAAAGGCAGCGTGGTTGGCATCGTCATAGTGATCTTCCTTGTGGTATTCCTGGTGGTAGACGCCACCTGCTGCTACAGAAATCGCTGCGGCCTGCTCATGACCATCGCTGTGAAACTCTTTGGACAGAAAGTCCCAGGCCTCCAAATGCTTGAAGAAGGGGAAGGAACCAATGG AGAAGTGAAGCTGAACAATATATCCACTCCAAGAGACAGTGTTCAACATTCCGAAGCAGGGGTGCAGACACTCACTAAGGACGAGGGGCAGCTCAGAGAGATCACCTGCGACAAAGCCCCCCTTACCAAACACGA gaaaaaaacagcgGGCAGAGAACTGCACGCTGCCATTGCATGA